The following are from one region of the Amycolatopsis sp. QT-25 genome:
- the glmS gene encoding glutamine--fructose-6-phosphate transaminase (isomerizing) — protein MCGIVGYVGHRPALDVVIGGLRRMEYRGYDSAGVAVLDGAGTLNVERKAGRLANLETQLDTVGRDAFTGTAGMGHTRWATHGAPVDRNSHPHRDASQRVAVVHNGIIENFAALRAELEADGIEMASDTDSETAAHLISRAYTEGDTKGDFPASVAAVCRRLEGAFTLVVTIADRPDTVVAARRSSPLVVGVGEGEHFVASDVAAFIEHTREAVELGQDQLVVITREGYEVTDFHGDAAQAKPFTVDWDLSAAEKGGHEYFMLKEIEEQPEALANTLRGHFDGGRIILDEQRISDQDLRDVDKVFVVACGSAYHSGLVAKYAIEHWCRLPVEVELASEFRYRDPVLDRATLVVAVSQSGETADTLEAVRHAREQKARVLAVCNTNGAQIPRESDAVLYTHAGPEIGVASTKAFLAQIAANYLVGLALAQARGTKYPDEVAREFAELEAMPAAVQKVLSTVDQVRDLGRRIADSKAVLFLGRHVGFPVALEGALKLKELAYMHAEGFAAGELKHGPIALIEEGLPVVVVMPSPKGRAVLHSKLVSNISEIQARGARTVVIAEEGDETVRPFADELIEIPAVPTLLQPLVSTVPLQVLAAEIARTRGYDVDKPRNLAKSVTVE, from the coding sequence GTGTGTGGAATCGTGGGATACGTCGGACACCGCCCGGCTCTGGACGTCGTCATCGGCGGGCTTCGCCGGATGGAGTACCGCGGCTATGACTCGGCGGGCGTAGCCGTCCTCGACGGCGCAGGAACGCTGAACGTCGAGCGCAAGGCAGGGCGCCTGGCCAACCTGGAGACCCAGCTCGACACGGTCGGCAGGGACGCCTTCACCGGCACCGCCGGCATGGGCCACACCCGCTGGGCCACCCACGGCGCCCCGGTCGACCGCAATTCGCACCCGCACCGCGACGCCTCCCAGCGCGTCGCCGTCGTGCACAACGGCATCATCGAGAACTTCGCCGCCCTGCGCGCCGAGCTCGAGGCCGACGGCATCGAGATGGCGAGCGACACCGACTCCGAGACCGCCGCGCATCTGATCTCCCGTGCCTACACCGAAGGTGACACGAAGGGCGACTTCCCGGCCAGCGTCGCCGCGGTGTGCCGTCGCCTCGAGGGCGCGTTCACCCTGGTCGTGACCATCGCCGACCGGCCGGACACCGTCGTCGCGGCCCGCCGTTCGTCGCCGCTGGTCGTCGGCGTCGGCGAAGGGGAGCATTTCGTCGCTTCCGACGTCGCAGCGTTCATCGAGCACACCCGCGAGGCGGTCGAGCTCGGCCAGGACCAGCTCGTCGTGATCACCCGCGAGGGTTACGAGGTCACCGACTTCCACGGTGACGCCGCCCAGGCCAAGCCGTTCACCGTCGACTGGGACCTCTCGGCCGCGGAAAAGGGCGGCCACGAGTACTTCATGCTCAAGGAGATCGAGGAGCAGCCGGAGGCGCTGGCGAACACGCTGCGCGGCCACTTCGACGGCGGCCGGATCATCCTCGACGAGCAGCGCATCTCCGACCAGGACCTGCGTGACGTCGACAAGGTCTTCGTCGTCGCCTGTGGCTCCGCGTACCACTCCGGTCTCGTCGCCAAGTACGCCATCGAGCACTGGTGCCGCCTCCCGGTCGAGGTCGAGCTGGCCAGCGAGTTCCGCTACCGCGACCCGGTGCTGGACCGCGCGACGCTGGTCGTCGCCGTCTCCCAGTCGGGTGAAACCGCGGACACCCTCGAAGCCGTCCGCCACGCGCGCGAGCAGAAGGCCCGCGTCCTGGCCGTTTGCAACACCAACGGCGCGCAGATCCCGCGTGAGTCCGACGCCGTCCTCTACACGCACGCCGGTCCGGAGATCGGCGTCGCCTCGACCAAGGCGTTCCTCGCGCAGATCGCGGCCAACTACCTGGTCGGCTTGGCGCTCGCGCAGGCCCGTGGCACCAAGTACCCGGACGAAGTCGCCCGCGAGTTCGCTGAACTGGAGGCCATGCCGGCCGCGGTGCAGAAGGTTCTGTCCACTGTGGACCAGGTCCGTGACCTCGGCCGCCGGATCGCGGACTCGAAGGCCGTGCTGTTCCTCGGCCGTCACGTCGGTTTCCCGGTCGCCCTCGAAGGCGCGCTGAAGCTCAAGGAACTGGCGTACATGCACGCCGAGGGTTTCGCCGCGGGCGAGCTCAAGCACGGGCCGATCGCGCTGATCGAAGAAGGTCTGCCCGTCGTCGTGGTGATGCCGTCGCCGAAAGGGCGCGCGGTGCTGCACTCGAAGCTGGTGTCGAACATCAGCGAGATCCAGGCACGCGGCGCCCGCACGGTCGTGATCGCGGAGGAGGGCGATGAGACCGTCCGCCCGTTCGCCGACGAACTGATCGAGATCCCGGCCGTCCCGACCTTGCTTCAACCGCTGGTCTCCACGGTGCCGCTGCAGGTGCTGGCCGCCGAGATCGCCCGCACGCGTGGGTACGACGTGGACAAGCCGCGTAACCTGGCGAAGTCGGTCACCGTCGAGTAA
- a CDS encoding NAD(P)H-hydrate dehydratase has protein sequence MQGIWTTERVRAAEDRLLAVTPDGELMRRAAFGLAVHAVELLAGHAGSVSGRRVTLLVGSGNNGGDALWAGAFLRRRNVAVSAILLKPERAHGPGLAALKRAGGKVVSLADGPQWISRADLVIDGIVGISARGPLRPDAAALLEHVSSPVLAADLPSGVDPDTGAVDGPAVVADRTVTFGALKPVHALAPASCGEVSLVDIGLELGEPDLRRLDTADVAAAWPVPGPGDDKYSQGVVGVAAGSATYPGAAVLAAGAAVRATSGLVRYAGHAADVVRGQWPEVIATGSVTDAGRVQAWVVGPGIGTGHEGRDVLRFVLGRGVPVCADADATTIIARSPDVLDARDPDTPLVLTPHAGEFERLMGSPPGADRVAAARSAARKYDAVVLLKGHCTVVAAPDGRALVNTPRGSWLATAGSGDVLSGLVGALLAAGLDPWLAAGAAAHVHSLAGSLAADGAPTSASGILAAVPAALRSVRSPTS, from the coding sequence GTGCAGGGAATCTGGACCACGGAACGGGTTCGCGCGGCGGAGGACCGGTTGCTCGCCGTCACGCCGGACGGCGAGCTCATGCGGCGGGCGGCTTTCGGTCTCGCGGTGCACGCCGTCGAACTGCTGGCCGGGCACGCGGGTTCGGTTTCCGGGCGGCGGGTGACGTTGCTCGTCGGGTCGGGCAACAACGGCGGTGACGCCCTGTGGGCGGGTGCGTTCCTGCGTCGCCGCAATGTGGCCGTCTCGGCGATCCTGCTGAAGCCCGAACGCGCACACGGGCCGGGTTTGGCCGCTTTGAAGCGAGCCGGTGGCAAGGTCGTGTCCCTTGCGGACGGTCCACAGTGGATCAGCCGGGCGGACCTCGTCATCGACGGGATCGTCGGTATTTCGGCGCGCGGGCCGTTGCGACCGGACGCCGCCGCGTTGCTGGAGCACGTGAGTTCGCCGGTGCTGGCCGCGGATCTGCCGAGCGGGGTGGATCCGGACACCGGCGCCGTCGACGGTCCGGCGGTCGTGGCCGACCGGACGGTCACCTTCGGCGCGCTCAAACCGGTGCACGCCCTCGCGCCCGCGTCCTGCGGTGAGGTGTCCTTGGTGGACATCGGGTTGGAACTCGGCGAGCCCGATCTGCGGCGGCTCGATACGGCGGACGTCGCCGCGGCGTGGCCGGTGCCCGGTCCGGGCGACGACAAGTACAGCCAGGGCGTGGTCGGGGTGGCCGCTGGATCGGCGACCTATCCGGGGGCGGCCGTGCTCGCGGCCGGTGCGGCGGTGCGGGCGACGTCCGGGCTGGTGCGGTACGCCGGTCATGCCGCGGACGTGGTGCGCGGGCAGTGGCCCGAGGTCATCGCGACGGGTTCGGTGACCGACGCGGGCCGGGTGCAGGCGTGGGTGGTCGGGCCGGGGATCGGCACCGGGCACGAAGGCCGGGACGTGCTGCGCTTCGTGCTCGGCCGGGGTGTGCCGGTGTGCGCGGACGCCGACGCGACGACGATCATCGCGCGTTCGCCCGACGTGCTCGACGCGCGCGATCCCGACACACCGCTCGTGCTGACCCCGCACGCGGGCGAGTTCGAGCGGCTGATGGGTTCGCCGCCGGGGGCGGACCGGGTCGCGGCGGCGCGTTCGGCCGCGCGGAAGTACGACGCCGTCGTGCTGTTGAAGGGACATTGCACGGTGGTCGCGGCGCCGGACGGGCGCGCGCTGGTGAACACGCCGCGAGGGTCGTGGCTCGCGACGGCCGGTTCGGGAGACGTGCTGTCCGGTCTGGTCGGCGCGCTGCTCGCCGCCGGCCTCGACCCGTGGCTCGCGGCCGGGGCCGCCGCGCACGTCCACTCACTCGCCGGCTCGCTGGCCGCCGACGGCGCCCCCACCTCGGCGTCCGGCATCCTCGCCGCGGTCCCGGCCGCCCTCCGGTCCGTCCGGTCCCCGACCTCCTGA
- a CDS encoding DeoR/GlpR family DNA-binding transcription regulator, with translation MSKTRPSDAAVEQRRQEILDHVIATGEVRIDDLTSRFGVSLMTMHRDLDDLAERRLLRKLRGKVEAYPATTMESAARFRDTFNQAAKDALGEAAAAHVHAGQTVFVDDSTTLFPLVRRLGQVEDLTVITNSLEVARILGPAKSVEVVLAGGRYHHEFDSCAGPDVIAFLDRTHADIAFVSVAAVAVGRLFHPVQDYAELKKAALRTADRNVLVVDNSKFGRTATYAYGDIGDYDLLITDEEAPTEEIEAALTAGTAIEQVECAPEGPEYEF, from the coding sequence ATGTCTAAGACCAGGCCCTCGGACGCCGCCGTCGAGCAACGGCGCCAGGAGATCCTCGACCACGTCATCGCCACCGGCGAGGTCCGCATCGACGACCTCACGTCCCGCTTCGGCGTCAGCCTGATGACGATGCACCGCGACCTCGACGACCTCGCCGAGCGCCGCCTCCTCCGCAAACTCCGCGGCAAGGTCGAGGCCTACCCCGCGACGACCATGGAGTCGGCGGCCCGGTTCCGCGACACCTTCAACCAGGCCGCGAAGGACGCGCTGGGCGAGGCCGCCGCGGCACACGTCCACGCCGGGCAGACCGTCTTCGTCGACGACTCGACGACGCTTTTCCCGCTGGTCCGCCGCCTCGGTCAGGTCGAAGACCTCACGGTCATCACCAACTCGCTCGAAGTCGCCCGCATCCTCGGCCCGGCCAAGAGCGTCGAGGTCGTGCTGGCGGGCGGCCGTTACCACCACGAATTCGACTCGTGCGCCGGCCCGGACGTCATCGCGTTCCTCGACCGCACGCACGCCGACATCGCGTTCGTCTCGGTCGCGGCGGTCGCCGTCGGCCGCCTGTTCCACCCGGTCCAGGACTACGCCGAGCTCAAGAAGGCCGCGTTGCGCACCGCCGACCGCAACGTCCTGGTCGTCGACAACTCCAAGTTCGGCCGCACCGCCACCTACGCGTACGGCGACATCGGTGACTACGACCTCCTGATCACCGACGAAGAGGCGCCGACCGAGGAGATCGAGGCGGCGCTGACCGCGGGAACCGCCATCGAGCAGGTCGAGTGCGCACCGGAGGGCCCGGAATATGAGTTCTGA
- the xylB gene encoding xylulokinase codes for MSSDLVAGIDSSTQSTKVVVCDANTGEIVRTGRAGHPDGTEVAPAAWWDAFRQATDGLLDGVGAIGVGGQQHGMVTLDESGEVVRPALLWNDTRSAKAAEDLGVELGPENWAKSVGSLPVAGFTVTKLRWMADNEPELADRVARVLLPHDWLTWRLLDDGAEPVTDRGDASGTGYFSPATGEYRKDLLAHAFGGRTPELPKVIGPAEAAGQTRDGILVSAGTGDNMAAALGLELVPGDVVVSLGTSGTVFGVSETASADPSGIVAGFADATGRFLPLACTLNAARVLTATSALLGVELAEFDRLALAAGPGSGGLTFLPYLDGERTPNLPGAKGTLFGLTRANMTPENLARAAVEGMLCGLAAGLGALREQGLEVRRVLLIGGGAQSAAVRAAAPIVFGVPVVIPEVAEYVAVGAARQAAWALASSTEPPRWQEQHGYTPLEPTEADSAEGRRIRQRHLEARELGHGISAKPKED; via the coding sequence ATGAGTTCTGACCTGGTCGCCGGAATCGACTCGTCGACCCAGTCGACGAAGGTCGTCGTCTGTGACGCGAACACCGGCGAGATCGTCCGCACCGGCCGCGCCGGGCACCCTGACGGCACCGAGGTCGCCCCCGCCGCGTGGTGGGACGCGTTCCGCCAGGCCACGGACGGCCTGCTCGACGGAGTCGGCGCCATCGGCGTCGGCGGTCAGCAACACGGAATGGTCACCCTCGACGAGTCAGGCGAAGTCGTCCGGCCGGCGTTGCTGTGGAACGACACCAGATCAGCGAAGGCGGCCGAAGACCTCGGCGTCGAACTGGGTCCCGAGAACTGGGCGAAGTCCGTCGGTTCGCTGCCGGTCGCCGGTTTCACCGTCACGAAGCTGCGCTGGATGGCGGACAACGAGCCCGAACTGGCCGATCGCGTCGCCCGCGTCCTGCTCCCGCACGACTGGCTGACCTGGCGGCTGCTGGATGACGGCGCCGAGCCGGTCACCGACCGCGGTGACGCTTCCGGCACCGGCTACTTCTCGCCCGCCACCGGTGAATACCGCAAGGATCTCCTCGCGCACGCCTTCGGCGGCCGCACGCCCGAACTGCCCAAGGTCATCGGCCCCGCGGAAGCCGCGGGCCAGACCCGGGACGGGATCCTGGTCTCGGCAGGCACCGGTGACAACATGGCCGCCGCGCTCGGTCTCGAACTCGTCCCCGGCGACGTCGTGGTCTCACTGGGCACCAGCGGCACCGTCTTCGGCGTCTCCGAAACCGCGAGCGCCGACCCCTCCGGCATCGTCGCGGGATTCGCCGACGCCACCGGCCGTTTCCTCCCGCTGGCCTGCACCCTCAACGCGGCCCGCGTGCTGACCGCCACGTCCGCGCTGCTCGGCGTCGAACTCGCGGAGTTCGACAGGCTGGCGCTCGCGGCCGGGCCCGGTTCCGGTGGCCTCACCTTCCTGCCGTACCTCGACGGTGAGCGGACGCCGAACCTCCCGGGCGCCAAGGGGACGCTCTTCGGCCTGACCCGCGCGAACATGACGCCCGAGAACCTCGCCCGCGCCGCCGTCGAAGGCATGCTGTGCGGCCTCGCCGCCGGTCTCGGCGCCCTGCGCGAGCAAGGGCTCGAAGTTCGACGCGTGCTCCTGATCGGGGGCGGCGCGCAGTCGGCCGCCGTCCGCGCGGCCGCGCCGATCGTGTTCGGCGTGCCCGTCGTCATCCCCGAAGTCGCCGAGTACGTCGCGGTCGGTGCCGCGCGGCAGGCGGCCTGGGCCCTCGCTTCCAGCACGGAACCTCCCCGCTGGCAGGAACAGCACGGCTACACCCCACTCGAGCCGACCGAAGCGGACAGCGCCGAGGGGCGCCGGATCCGGCAACGGCATCTCGAAGCCCGTGAACTCGGGCACGGCATTTCCGCGAAACCGAAAGAGGACTGA
- the ugpC gene encoding sn-glycerol-3-phosphate ABC transporter ATP-binding protein UgpC has translation MATITYDKATRRYAGSERPAVDALDLEIADGEFLVLVGPSGCGKSTSLRMLAGLEDIDEGAVWIGDRDVTQLPPRARDIAMVFQNYALYPHMTVGQNMGFALKIAGRPASEIKQKVLDAAKLLDIEQYLDRKPKALSGGQRQRVAMGRAIVREPQVFLMDEPLSNLDAKLRVSTRTQIAALQRRLGVTTVYVTHDQVEAMTMGDRVAVLSDGLLQQCDTPRALYDRPANAFVAGFIGSPAMNLVTAKLTEDGAELGGARVPLTREILAKADGDTVTLGFRPESLEVTTSEDGTLPIKVDLVEELGSDAYVYGKLAETDAEGSKSNVVTRVDPRKPPAMGDTLHLRIRPDELHVFSATDGARLS, from the coding sequence ATGGCCACGATCACCTACGACAAGGCGACCCGGCGCTACGCGGGCTCCGAGCGGCCCGCCGTGGACGCACTCGACCTCGAGATCGCCGACGGCGAGTTCCTCGTGCTGGTCGGGCCGTCCGGCTGTGGCAAGTCCACCAGCCTGCGGATGCTCGCCGGCCTCGAGGACATCGACGAAGGCGCCGTGTGGATCGGCGACCGCGACGTCACGCAGCTGCCGCCGCGCGCCCGCGACATCGCGATGGTGTTCCAGAACTACGCGCTGTACCCGCATATGACCGTGGGCCAGAACATGGGCTTCGCGCTGAAGATCGCGGGCCGCCCGGCGTCGGAGATCAAGCAGAAGGTGCTCGACGCGGCCAAGCTGCTCGACATCGAGCAGTACCTCGACCGCAAGCCGAAGGCGCTCTCCGGTGGACAGCGCCAGCGCGTCGCGATGGGCCGCGCCATCGTGCGTGAGCCGCAGGTCTTCCTCATGGACGAGCCGCTGTCGAACCTCGACGCGAAGCTGCGCGTCTCCACCCGTACGCAGATCGCCGCGCTGCAGCGCCGCCTAGGCGTCACCACCGTGTACGTCACGCACGACCAGGTCGAGGCCATGACGATGGGTGACCGGGTCGCAGTCCTGTCGGACGGTCTCCTGCAGCAGTGCGACACCCCGCGCGCCCTGTACGACCGGCCCGCGAACGCTTTCGTGGCCGGCTTCATCGGCTCGCCCGCGATGAACCTCGTCACCGCGAAGCTCACCGAAGACGGTGCCGAGCTGGGTGGCGCGCGGGTGCCGCTGACCCGCGAAATCCTCGCCAAGGCCGACGGCGACACCGTCACCCTCGGTTTCCGCCCGGAGTCGCTCGAGGTGACCACCAGCGAAGACGGCACGCTGCCGATCAAGGTCGACCTCGTCGAGGAACTCGGCTCGGACGCGTACGTCTACGGCAAGCTCGCCGAGACCGACGCCGAGGGTTCGAAGTCGAACGTCGTCACCCGCGTCGACCCGCGCAAGCCGCCGGCCATGGGCGACACCCTGCACCTGCGTATCCGTCCCGACGAGCTGCACGTGTTCTCCGCCACCGACGGGGCGCGCCTGTCCTGA
- the alr gene encoding alanine racemase, with the protein MTASFPRAEVVIDLSAIRHNVALLASRAAGAQTMAVVKADGYGHGALEVARAAIEGGATWLGTCSLGEALALRRAGIGVRLLSWLDTPETDFAPAVTEDVDVAVSSLDELARVADGARRARDFSPLNAICRVHLKIDTGLSRNGCSPAEWPALVQAAAAANPLIEVVAIWSHLACADEPGHPSIDAQAKRFDEAYDIARAAGLDPMRHIANSAAVLTRPDLHFDLVRPGIAIYGLNPVPTGDDLRPAMTFKSSVVLTKRIPSGESVSYGHTWTAERDTTLALVPVGYADGVPRSLSGRMDVLLAGKRRPVVGRVCMDQLIVDCGDDEPPIGSEVILFGQGMSGEPTAREWADKLGTIDYEIVTSMYRPRIHRTYPEAGS; encoded by the coding sequence ATGACCGCCAGTTTCCCGCGTGCCGAGGTCGTCATCGACCTGTCCGCCATCCGGCACAACGTCGCCCTGCTCGCTTCCCGTGCCGCCGGTGCCCAGACGATGGCCGTGGTCAAAGCCGACGGCTACGGGCACGGCGCCCTTGAGGTCGCCCGTGCCGCCATCGAGGGCGGGGCGACCTGGCTGGGCACCTGCTCCCTCGGCGAGGCGCTCGCGCTGCGCCGCGCCGGGATCGGGGTCCGGCTTCTCAGCTGGCTCGACACTCCCGAGACCGACTTCGCACCCGCGGTCACCGAAGACGTCGACGTCGCCGTCAGCTCCCTCGACGAGCTCGCTCGCGTGGCCGACGGCGCGCGCCGGGCGCGCGACTTTAGCCCCCTAAACGCGATCTGTCGCGTGCACCTCAAGATCGACACCGGGCTGTCCCGAAATGGCTGCTCACCTGCGGAATGGCCGGCGTTGGTCCAGGCAGCCGCGGCCGCGAATCCGCTCATCGAGGTCGTCGCCATCTGGTCGCACCTCGCCTGTGCCGACGAACCCGGCCACCCCTCCATCGACGCGCAGGCGAAACGCTTCGACGAGGCTTACGACATCGCCCGTGCGGCCGGCCTCGACCCGATGCGGCACATCGCGAACTCCGCCGCCGTGCTGACCAGGCCGGATCTGCACTTCGACCTCGTGCGCCCCGGGATCGCGATCTACGGGCTGAATCCGGTGCCGACCGGCGACGATCTGCGCCCCGCCATGACCTTCAAATCGTCGGTCGTGCTCACGAAGCGGATCCCGTCCGGCGAATCGGTCTCATACGGTCACACCTGGACGGCCGAACGCGACACCACCCTCGCGCTGGTTCCGGTCGGATACGCGGACGGCGTGCCGCGGTCGCTGTCCGGGCGGATGGACGTCCTGCTCGCCGGAAAGCGACGACCGGTCGTCGGCCGTGTCTGCATGGACCAGCTGATCGTCGACTGCGGAGACGACGAACCGCCCATCGGCAGCGAAGTGATCCTCTTCGGCCAGGGCATGTCCGGCGAGCCCACGGCCAGGGAATGGGCCGACAAGCTGGGAACGATCGACTACGAGATCGTGACTTCGATGTACCGCCCGCGTATCCACCGGACGTATCCGGAGGCAGGCTCGTGA
- a CDS encoding alpha/beta hydrolase, whose amino-acid sequence MTPSRRLLAIVGGVGAVATGTAAAIAVAAQQRRQSEDPFVDEPLGDLDPDRNSTVAAEDGTPLAVEEIDPADGGEPELTVVGVHGFALSKRCWHFQRRDLASLKLPRVRQVYFDHRAHGQSGAATAETSTIEQLARDLDMVLRSVVPEGPIVLMGHSMGGMVIMELAAERPELFDDRVCGVAFIATAAGEVGARGLPRSLLSKYNPLTRGVGGLAGWQPGLVEFVRAAGGQLTRQAVRRLAFGSRGVSSRLVDFMLEMLEVTPVRGLVNFVDTLGSHNRYAALAGLKHAHVLVIGGDSDRFTPISHAERIAAELPDAELVRVRGAGHMVQLEQPELVNSHLIDLVQRCTGTDGETSERRTWWWQR is encoded by the coding sequence GTGACACCTTCACGAAGACTGCTGGCCATAGTCGGCGGAGTCGGGGCGGTGGCCACTGGCACCGCCGCGGCGATCGCCGTCGCCGCGCAGCAGCGGCGGCAAAGTGAGGATCCATTCGTGGACGAGCCGTTGGGGGATCTCGACCCGGACCGGAACTCGACAGTGGCGGCGGAGGACGGCACGCCGCTCGCGGTCGAGGAAATCGATCCGGCCGATGGGGGAGAACCGGAGCTGACCGTCGTCGGCGTGCACGGTTTCGCGTTGTCGAAGCGCTGCTGGCACTTCCAGCGGCGAGACCTCGCGTCACTGAAGCTGCCGCGGGTGCGTCAGGTCTACTTCGACCATCGCGCGCACGGGCAATCCGGCGCCGCGACCGCCGAAACCAGCACCATCGAACAGTTGGCGCGCGATCTCGACATGGTTCTGCGCTCGGTGGTGCCGGAAGGACCCATCGTGCTCATGGGGCATTCGATGGGCGGCATGGTGATCATGGAGCTCGCCGCGGAGCGCCCCGAGCTGTTCGACGACCGGGTCTGTGGCGTCGCGTTCATCGCGACCGCGGCGGGCGAGGTCGGCGCCCGGGGACTGCCGAGATCGCTGCTCTCGAAGTACAACCCGCTCACCCGCGGCGTCGGCGGACTGGCAGGCTGGCAACCGGGACTCGTCGAGTTCGTGCGCGCGGCAGGCGGGCAGCTGACCCGGCAAGCCGTGCGCAGACTGGCTTTCGGCAGCCGAGGGGTGTCTTCGCGACTTGTCGACTTCATGTTGGAAATGCTCGAAGTGACGCCGGTGCGCGGGCTCGTTAACTTCGTCGACACCCTCGGCAGCCACAATCGGTACGCCGCGCTCGCCGGATTGAAGCACGCGCACGTGCTGGTGATCGGCGGGGATTCCGACCGGTTCACCCCCATCTCGCACGCCGAGCGGATCGCGGCGGAGTTGCCGGACGCGGAGCTGGTGCGCGTCCGCGGCGCGGGGCACATGGTGCAGCTGGAACAACCCGAACTGGTGAACAGCCACCTGATCGACTTGGTGCAACGGTGCACGGGCACCGATGGTGAGACTTCCGAACGGCGGACCTGGTGGTGGCAACGCTGA
- the tsaE gene encoding tRNA (adenosine(37)-N6)-threonylcarbamoyltransferase complex ATPase subunit type 1 TsaE translates to MNFAFPTPESTMDFGRELGRSLRAGDLVLLAGPLGAGKTTLTRGIADGLGVGGRVSSPTFVLARVHPAGEAGVALVHVDAYRLGGDLSQLDDLDLDTELERSALVVEWGEGAAERLSDDYLVVRLERREDDVRMVTLEPHGTWTSRALDLRLAG, encoded by the coding sequence ATGAATTTCGCTTTTCCGACTCCCGAATCGACGATGGACTTCGGGCGTGAGCTCGGACGTTCGCTGCGCGCCGGCGACCTGGTGCTGCTCGCCGGGCCGCTCGGGGCTGGCAAGACGACGCTGACCCGCGGGATCGCGGACGGTCTCGGCGTCGGCGGGCGAGTCAGCTCGCCGACGTTCGTGCTCGCCAGGGTGCATCCGGCGGGCGAGGCGGGGGTCGCGCTGGTGCACGTGGACGCGTACCGGCTCGGCGGGGATCTTTCGCAGCTGGACGATCTGGACCTCGATACCGAACTGGAGCGGTCCGCCCTCGTCGTCGAATGGGGCGAGGGGGCCGCCGAGCGCCTGTCGGACGACTACCTCGTCGTGCGGCTGGAGCGTCGTGAGGACGACGTCCGCATGGTCACCTTGGAGCCGCACGGCACCTGGACCTCCCGCGCGCTCGACTTGCGTTTAGCGGGCTGA
- a CDS encoding carboxyl transferase domain-containing protein encodes MSRLSARSVIKEIATGFEELDVPRSDEPHDGPIGWPGYRSAREAAEERTGEDESVLCGTAEIGDVEAVVIAFEFGFLGGSIGQRTGDRVEAAFARAVESRLPVVSLIATGGSRMQQGMRALTQLQRIARAAAGARSVPQISVLRDPTTGGGWATLGASADVVLALPEAQVGFAGSRVRPAGAPAEAYTAEAKLAWGQVDRIVAPADLPAVLGRWLRLLTSSTAEAAEPPGALGVTDLPDSGWAAVQAARSADRPRAAEYLDAYFDWRENVSGDRCGGVDSGVLCGFGWRDGRAIAYAAQCGTPTLPAGFRTAARLVRLASRLGIPVLTLVDTPGAANDGAAEQAGAGAAIAELFEAVASAVVPITTLVIGEGGSGGALAFAAPGSTWMTPDAYFSVTSPEAAAAILKLPADEVPALADRLRLRPQDLVDLGIARSVVGPADLRLAP; translated from the coding sequence ATGAGCAGGCTCTCGGCGCGGTCGGTCATCAAGGAGATCGCGACCGGTTTCGAGGAGCTGGACGTTCCGCGTTCCGACGAGCCGCACGACGGGCCGATCGGCTGGCCGGGGTACCGCTCGGCACGCGAGGCCGCCGAGGAGCGGACCGGCGAGGACGAGTCCGTGCTCTGTGGGACCGCCGAGATCGGCGACGTCGAGGCGGTCGTGATCGCCTTCGAGTTCGGCTTCCTGGGCGGGTCGATCGGTCAGCGGACCGGTGATCGCGTCGAGGCCGCGTTCGCGCGGGCCGTGGAATCGCGGTTACCGGTGGTGTCGCTGATCGCGACCGGCGGAAGCCGGATGCAGCAAGGCATGCGCGCGCTCACGCAGTTGCAGCGCATCGCGCGGGCAGCGGCAGGCGCCCGGTCGGTGCCGCAGATCTCGGTGCTGCGTGATCCGACCACCGGCGGTGGCTGGGCGACCCTCGGTGCGAGTGCCGACGTCGTTCTCGCGCTGCCCGAGGCCCAGGTCGGTTTCGCGGGCTCCCGGGTGCGGCCTGCCGGCGCGCCCGCCGAGGCGTACACGGCCGAAGCGAAGCTCGCGTGGGGCCAGGTCGACCGGATCGTCGCCCCCGCCGACCTTCCCGCCGTACTGGGACGGTGGCTGCGCCTGCTGACATCGTCGACGGCGGAAGCCGCCGAGCCTCCCGGCGCGCTCGGGGTGACGGACTTGCCCGACAGCGGCTGGGCCGCGGTCCAGGCCGCGCGCTCCGCTGACCGGCCGAGGGCCGCGGAGTACCTCGACGCGTACTTCGACTGGCGTGAGAACGTCTCGGGCGACAGGTGCGGCGGAGTCGACTCCGGCGTCCTGTGCGGCTTCGGCTGGCGAGACGGCCGCGCGATCGCGTACGCGGCGCAGTGCGGGACGCCGACGCTGCCCGCGGGCTTCCGGACGGCGGCGCGTCTGGTGCGGCTCGCGTCGCGACTCGGGATCCCGGTCCTCACCCTCGTCGACACCCCGGGCGCGGCGAACGACGGGGCGGCCGAGCAGGCCGGGGCCGGCGCGGCCATCGCGGAGTTGTTCGAAGCGGTCGCGAGCGCGGTTGTGCCGATCACGACGCTGGTGATCGGAGAAGGCGGCTCCGGTGGCGCGCTCGCGTTCGCGGCGCCGGGGTCGACCTGGATGACGCCCGACGCGTACTTCTCGGTCACCTCACCGGAGGCGGCCGCGGCGATCCTCAAGCTGCCCGCCGACGAAGTCCCCGCTCTCGCGGACCGCCTGCGGCTTCGTCCCCAAGACCTGGTCGACCTGGGAATCGCGCGCTCCGTGGTGGGCCCCGCGGACTTGCGTTTAGCCCCCTAA